A single region of the Oculatellaceae cyanobacterium genome encodes:
- a CDS encoding type II toxin-antitoxin system HigB family toxin — MFHIITTKRLKEFYSKYPDSQTALTAWSKITSLAEWENPAQLRETFSNADFVENLTVFNIGGNKYRLIAYIDYEYRKVFIRAVLTHTEYDTDKWKNDPWFK; from the coding sequence ATGTTTCACATTATCACTACAAAAAGACTAAAAGAGTTTTACAGTAAATATCCTGATTCCCAAACTGCTTTAACAGCATGGAGTAAAATTACATCCTTAGCGGAGTGGGAAAATCCTGCTCAACTGCGTGAAACTTTTTCAAATGCTGATTTTGTAGAAAATCTCACTGTCTTTAATATTGGTGGGAATAAATACCGTTTAATTGCTTACATCGACTATGAATATAGAAAAGTATTTATTCGCGCAGTTTTAACACATACAGAATATGATACGGACAAATGGAAAAATGATCCTTGGTTCAAATAA